The following proteins are encoded in a genomic region of Oceaniferula marina:
- the gyrB gene encoding DNA topoisomerase (ATP-hydrolyzing) subunit B: protein MSDPSNEPENQVDLESAHEADTTETNVSDAQEYGASQIDKLEGLEAVRKRPGMYIGDPDVRGLHHCVFEVLDNSIDEHLAGYCKKIKIALHVDGSVSIVDDGRGIPVEVHPKFGVPAVELVLTSLHAGGKFGQGAYKYSGGLHGVGAKCVNALSDWFKAEVSREGKVHSITFERGTTTKPLEVVGEVDESHTGTTITFFPDATIFTDTIEFEFARLSTRLRELAFLNPGLIIELEDERPESAQKESFYYARGIEEFVEQLGENKTLVHEDPVVLRGKRKIEIEYDGKVTTDDVFADVVFQYNDSYQSNILCFANSIPNADGGTHLTGFRGALTRSINQYAKANKILKDKDPALSGDDVREGIVCVLSIKMPNPRFSSQTKDKLVNAEIEGVVSSIVYEGLQSYFEENPNLAKTIIDKAVNAARAREAARKARETVRKSVLSGGGLPGKLADCSERDPKKSEIYIVEGDSAGGSAKSGRNRINQAILPLRGKVINVEKARLHRALQNKEIQAMITAIGAGIGEGDQDGAFNLEKVRYHKVVIMTDADIDGAHIRTLLLTFFCRHMPELVKAGYLYIAQPPLYKVTRKKREEYLADDDALNEILISLGSEDVRLRQFGTENYVDRDLLKSVLDTLAQLTRFTSTLEGHGGNFRKLLEFSNSGHLPEYMVRVRVGNDEEIYYFDTEKELLSYAHDNRDLRLFDEELTEEEMIAYKERFQGAQRRAVKHELHESAAISKVLSRLNEFGVQTDPFFSDDKPVYELVEGDGENEEISPVFNLFEILDRVLEIGRKGMRIQRFKGLGEMNAKELYTTTMDPERRQFLQVRLDEENMLEADKMFDVLMGDIVEPRKRYIEDNALKVQNLDV from the coding sequence ATGTCTGATCCGTCAAACGAGCCCGAAAACCAAGTTGATCTCGAGTCTGCCCATGAGGCAGATACCACTGAAACCAACGTCTCCGATGCCCAGGAATATGGGGCATCCCAGATCGACAAGCTTGAGGGGTTGGAGGCCGTGCGCAAGCGCCCCGGGATGTATATTGGCGATCCGGATGTGCGTGGTCTGCACCACTGTGTATTTGAGGTGCTGGACAACTCGATTGATGAGCACCTGGCTGGCTACTGTAAGAAAATCAAGATTGCGCTGCATGTTGATGGATCGGTATCGATTGTTGACGACGGACGGGGGATCCCTGTCGAGGTGCATCCGAAGTTTGGAGTTCCGGCCGTGGAATTGGTTCTGACCAGTTTACATGCCGGTGGTAAATTTGGCCAAGGGGCCTATAAATATTCGGGAGGTCTTCATGGAGTGGGGGCAAAGTGTGTGAACGCCCTGTCGGATTGGTTCAAGGCTGAGGTTAGTCGGGAAGGCAAAGTTCACTCGATTACGTTTGAGCGCGGGACCACAACCAAACCGCTGGAGGTTGTCGGAGAGGTGGATGAAAGCCACACCGGAACCACGATTACTTTTTTCCCTGATGCCACGATTTTTACCGATACCATCGAGTTTGAATTTGCCCGATTGTCGACCCGACTGCGTGAGTTGGCATTCCTCAACCCTGGTTTGATTATCGAACTTGAGGATGAACGTCCGGAGAGTGCCCAGAAGGAAAGTTTTTATTATGCCCGCGGGATTGAAGAATTTGTCGAGCAGCTTGGCGAGAACAAGACGCTGGTCCACGAGGATCCGGTGGTTTTGCGAGGTAAGCGGAAGATTGAGATCGAATATGACGGCAAGGTGACCACAGATGACGTTTTTGCCGATGTGGTGTTCCAATACAACGACAGCTACCAGAGCAACATCCTTTGTTTTGCCAACTCGATTCCCAATGCAGACGGAGGAACGCATTTGACCGGATTCCGGGGGGCTTTGACCCGTTCCATCAACCAGTATGCCAAGGCGAACAAGATATTGAAGGATAAGGACCCGGCTTTATCGGGTGATGATGTGCGGGAGGGGATTGTTTGTGTTTTGAGCATCAAGATGCCGAACCCTCGGTTCAGTTCTCAGACCAAGGATAAATTGGTGAATGCTGAAATCGAAGGCGTGGTCAGTTCCATCGTTTACGAGGGACTGCAGTCGTATTTTGAGGAAAACCCGAACCTGGCAAAAACCATCATCGATAAGGCGGTGAATGCGGCTCGTGCCCGTGAGGCCGCTCGGAAAGCCCGTGAGACCGTCCGTAAGTCGGTTCTTTCCGGCGGTGGTCTGCCGGGGAAATTGGCGGATTGTTCGGAACGAGACCCCAAAAAATCAGAGATATACATTGTGGAGGGTGACTCCGCCGGAGGATCTGCCAAGTCCGGACGGAACCGGATTAATCAAGCCATCCTTCCATTGCGTGGTAAGGTGATCAACGTTGAAAAGGCCCGTTTGCACCGGGCCCTGCAAAACAAGGAAATCCAGGCGATGATTACAGCGATTGGAGCGGGCATCGGAGAAGGCGATCAGGACGGTGCGTTTAATCTGGAAAAGGTCCGCTACCACAAAGTGGTGATTATGACGGATGCCGATATTGATGGTGCCCACATTCGCACCCTGTTGTTGACGTTCTTCTGTCGCCACATGCCGGAGTTGGTCAAAGCGGGTTATTTATACATCGCCCAGCCACCGCTCTACAAGGTGACGCGCAAGAAGCGTGAGGAGTATCTGGCCGATGACGATGCACTGAACGAAATCTTGATCAGTCTGGGATCCGAAGATGTGCGCTTGCGTCAGTTTGGAACCGAGAATTACGTTGATCGGGATTTGCTGAAAAGTGTGCTCGACACGCTGGCTCAGCTGACACGCTTCACTTCAACGCTTGAAGGGCACGGCGGTAATTTCCGTAAGCTTCTCGAGTTTTCCAATAGTGGCCATCTTCCTGAATACATGGTGCGTGTCCGAGTCGGCAATGATGAGGAAATTTATTATTTTGATACAGAGAAGGAGTTGTTGAGCTATGCACACGATAACCGAGACCTGCGCCTTTTTGATGAGGAGCTGACGGAAGAAGAAATGATCGCTTATAAGGAGCGCTTCCAAGGGGCTCAGCGCCGTGCAGTGAAACATGAACTACACGAGTCAGCAGCCATTTCCAAAGTGCTCTCCCGGCTCAACGAGTTCGGGGTTCAGACCGATCCGTTTTTCTCGGATGACAAGCCCGTGTATGAGCTCGTCGAAGGTGATGGTGAAAATGAAGAGATTTCTCCTGTTTTCAACTTGTTTGAAATTCTTGACCGGGTTCTGGAAATCGGCCGTAAGGGGATGCGGATTCAGCGATTCAAGGGATTGGGTGAAATGAACGCCAAAGAACTCTACACCACGACCATGGATCCGGAGAGGCGGCAGTTTCTTCAAGTCCGGCTGGATGAAGAAAACATGCTGGAAGCTGACAAGATGTTCGATGTCCTCATGGGCGACATCGTTGAACCACGCAAACGTTACATCGAAGATAACGCCCTCAAGGTGCAAAACCTGGATGTCTAG
- the gyrA gene encoding DNA gyrase subunit A, producing MSQDSFKTINVADEMSKSFLDYSMSVIISRALPDIRDGLKPSQRRILYAMHNDLSLTPTKPHLKSARIVGDTMGKYHPHGDSAIYTTLVNMAQPWTMREILIDGQGNFGSVEGDAAAAMRYTEARMTHLGSAMMTDLDKETVDMTPTYDETRNEPVVLPASIPNLLVNGGTGIAVGMATNIPAHNLGEVIDGVCARIDNPQMTIDELKQYIKGPDFAGECEIRGFKGIDSYFHTGRGSVKMRGTMEIEEKASGTSVITITQVPHGVNRATLQQRIAELVREKVLTDISGMRDLSDEQTRIEITLKREARPQVVVNQLYKLTSMETSFGVNMLAIHERRPKQLSIMDALDAFIEHRREVIMRRTRYLLGKAEDRAENLEAFLLALGHLDDFIRIIRDSKNRDEARVKLKAYTFPVATAESLGIMIRSQPSVQDDRYIFTDRQVNAILELRLYQLTGMEQDKVKVEYDSILEQIKDFLDILAREVRVLTIIKDELLEIKEKHATPRRCPILPDEGEIAIEDLIANDGMIVTISNRGYIKRTASAEYRLQARGGKGVRGMETRDANKAEDEEDDFVEHLFSAQAHDYLMFFTNTGRVYVERVYGVPEGSRASKGRSIKNMLNLQPEETIAATLRLERVLNDDEEDVTFGEENGYVLFATRSGKVKKTSLSNFRNFRKDGIIAIKLDEGNTLVDVRLTSGKDDICLVTNAGYCVRTSETNIRPMGRPSAGVAGVKPREGDFLVSLTIVSDETKLLVASENGLGKRTAYDEYMAKGRGGKGMKTMNVTEKTGKVVGALSVSEEDELMLMTSDGQSIRIRCSDIRETGRAAQGVKLVTLKGGEKLQDIARLVPDEDADEEDELGEDQESPEASGETGAENTSDEAAAGSDEEE from the coding sequence ATGTCTCAAGATTCATTCAAAACCATCAATGTCGCGGATGAGATGTCGAAGTCCTTTTTGGACTATTCGATGTCTGTGATTATTTCCCGGGCATTGCCCGATATCCGTGACGGACTCAAACCATCCCAGCGACGCATTCTTTATGCGATGCATAATGATCTGTCTCTAACCCCGACCAAACCACATTTGAAAAGTGCCCGTATCGTCGGTGATACGATGGGTAAATATCACCCGCATGGTGATAGCGCCATTTACACCACTCTGGTGAACATGGCCCAGCCATGGACGATGCGCGAAATTCTTATCGATGGTCAGGGGAACTTTGGTTCGGTGGAAGGTGACGCTGCGGCTGCCATGCGATACACCGAGGCCCGCATGACTCATTTGGGCTCCGCCATGATGACGGACTTGGATAAGGAAACGGTCGATATGACGCCGACCTATGATGAGACCCGGAACGAGCCCGTTGTTCTGCCAGCATCGATTCCTAACTTGTTAGTGAATGGTGGCACCGGTATTGCCGTGGGGATGGCGACAAACATCCCCGCACATAACCTGGGGGAGGTGATCGACGGCGTCTGTGCCCGGATTGATAACCCGCAAATGACCATTGATGAATTGAAGCAATACATCAAAGGGCCTGATTTTGCCGGAGAGTGTGAAATTCGCGGCTTCAAGGGCATTGATAGCTATTTCCACACCGGGCGCGGTAGCGTGAAGATGCGTGGAACGATGGAGATCGAGGAAAAGGCCTCAGGGACATCCGTCATCACGATTACCCAAGTGCCTCATGGAGTGAACCGTGCCACACTTCAGCAGCGGATTGCCGAGTTGGTTCGGGAAAAAGTGCTGACCGATATTTCTGGCATGCGCGACCTGTCTGATGAACAGACACGGATTGAAATCACGCTGAAGCGTGAAGCCAGACCTCAAGTGGTGGTGAATCAGCTTTACAAACTGACGTCGATGGAGACCTCCTTCGGGGTGAACATGTTGGCGATTCATGAGCGCCGGCCGAAGCAGTTGTCGATCATGGACGCGCTTGATGCCTTTATCGAGCATCGACGTGAAGTGATCATGCGTAGAACCCGCTACCTTCTCGGTAAAGCCGAAGACCGCGCAGAAAACCTTGAAGCCTTCTTGTTGGCCCTGGGGCATTTGGATGATTTTATCCGAATTATCCGCGATTCAAAAAACCGTGATGAGGCCCGGGTGAAACTGAAAGCCTATACCTTCCCAGTCGCCACCGCAGAAAGTCTCGGTATTATGATCCGATCCCAGCCGTCGGTCCAAGACGACCGCTATATCTTTACGGATCGTCAGGTGAATGCCATTCTAGAACTGAGACTCTATCAGTTGACTGGGATGGAACAGGATAAGGTCAAAGTCGAGTATGATAGCATTCTTGAACAGATCAAAGACTTCCTCGATATCCTTGCCAGAGAGGTCCGAGTATTGACGATTATCAAGGACGAGTTGTTGGAGATCAAAGAAAAGCATGCGACTCCGCGCCGTTGCCCGATTCTTCCGGATGAAGGGGAAATTGCCATCGAGGATCTGATTGCCAATGATGGTATGATTGTCACCATCTCCAACCGCGGTTACATCAAGCGAACCGCCTCTGCCGAGTACCGCTTGCAGGCACGTGGTGGAAAAGGAGTCCGGGGAATGGAAACCCGCGATGCAAACAAAGCGGAAGATGAGGAGGATGATTTTGTTGAACATTTGTTCTCTGCCCAGGCCCATGATTATCTGATGTTCTTTACCAACACCGGTCGGGTTTATGTCGAGCGGGTTTATGGTGTGCCGGAAGGCTCCCGCGCATCCAAAGGCCGCAGCATCAAGAACATGCTGAACCTGCAACCGGAGGAAACCATTGCCGCTACTCTCAGACTTGAGCGTGTCCTCAATGATGACGAAGAGGACGTCACCTTCGGTGAGGAAAATGGTTATGTTCTGTTTGCTACCCGGAGTGGAAAGGTGAAGAAGACCAGTCTGAGTAATTTCCGTAACTTCCGTAAGGATGGGATCATTGCAATCAAGCTTGATGAAGGTAATACTTTGGTGGATGTTAGGCTGACTTCCGGAAAGGATGATATCTGTCTCGTGACAAACGCAGGCTACTGTGTGCGCACAAGTGAGACCAACATACGCCCGATGGGACGTCCTTCGGCAGGTGTCGCAGGTGTGAAACCACGTGAAGGAGACTTCCTTGTTTCTTTGACCATCGTCAGTGATGAAACCAAGTTGTTAGTGGCCAGTGAAAACGGTCTCGGTAAACGGACGGCTTACGATGAATACATGGCCAAAGGTCGCGGCGGTAAGGGAATGAAAACCATGAATGTGACAGAGAAGACCGGTAAAGTGGTCGGAGCCCTTTCGGTGTCGGAAGAGGATGAACTCATGCTGATGACATCGGACGGCCAAAGCATTCGAATTCGTTGTTCCGACATCCGCGAAACCGGACGTGCCGCCCAAGGGGTGAAACTTGTAACGCTCAAGGGTGGAGAGAAACTTCAGGATATTGCCCGTTTGGTTCCGGACGAGGATGCCGACGAGGAGGATGAGCTTGGAGAAGATCAGGAGTCACCCGAAGCATCCGGTGAAACAGGAGCAGAGAATACATCAGATGAGGCTGCGGCTGGCTCTGACGAAGAGGAATAA
- a CDS encoding ribonuclease D, protein MIDTPDQLKAFFEKRNQGGVLCAVDTEADSLHRFKESLCLVQFSDGDEHVLIDPLAIEDLSPLRAYLEDATCWMHGADYDMHMLRTHLGVVPPVVYDTQIGARLLGVRQFGYGNLVEHYMGVEIEKTSQKADWAKRPLTPVMEKYALNDVIYLLPMAELIVDQLKMAGRYEWFTESCEAAREKSMERKPEREDRWRIKGSGTLPPRGLNFLKALWDWRNVEAEAWDRPPFMVAGNKQLLEWTQELLEDKLPKLPRHYRPRRIKSFDQAVAKAKMTPEEDMPQKIRGQRRRKDRQFDARLNKLIAKRNKVAEGLDIDGSLIAPRAPLEALAAGNEGAESLLMNWQRELLGI, encoded by the coding sequence ATGATTGATACTCCGGACCAACTGAAGGCGTTTTTTGAAAAACGCAACCAGGGTGGAGTTTTGTGCGCTGTCGATACGGAAGCTGATAGTTTGCACAGGTTCAAGGAGAGCTTGTGTTTGGTTCAGTTCAGTGATGGTGACGAACACGTGCTCATTGACCCGCTGGCCATCGAGGATTTATCTCCTCTTCGGGCGTATCTCGAAGATGCGACATGCTGGATGCATGGGGCTGATTACGATATGCATATGCTCAGGACCCATTTGGGTGTAGTGCCTCCGGTTGTTTATGACACCCAGATTGGAGCTCGCCTGCTGGGGGTGCGTCAGTTTGGTTATGGTAACCTTGTAGAGCATTACATGGGGGTGGAGATTGAAAAAACATCCCAGAAGGCGGATTGGGCGAAACGCCCATTGACTCCCGTGATGGAAAAATATGCTCTGAACGATGTGATTTACCTCCTGCCGATGGCTGAGTTGATCGTGGATCAACTGAAAATGGCCGGCCGTTATGAGTGGTTTACGGAAAGCTGTGAAGCGGCTCGTGAAAAATCCATGGAGCGTAAGCCTGAACGGGAAGACCGCTGGCGAATTAAAGGGAGCGGAACGCTGCCACCCCGTGGGTTGAACTTTTTGAAAGCGCTCTGGGATTGGCGTAATGTCGAAGCCGAGGCTTGGGATCGTCCTCCTTTTATGGTGGCCGGTAATAAGCAGTTGCTCGAATGGACCCAGGAGCTTTTGGAGGATAAGTTGCCCAAATTGCCCCGGCACTATCGTCCGCGCAGGATAAAGTCTTTTGATCAGGCTGTGGCTAAAGCCAAGATGACCCCTGAAGAGGATATGCCCCAGAAAATCAGGGGGCAGAGACGCCGCAAGGATCGCCAGTTTGATGCCCGTTTGAATAAGCTGATTGCCAAGCGCAACAAGGTGGCGGAAGGTCTCGATATTGATGGCTCATTGATTGCGCCAAGAGCTCCCCTTGAGGCGCTTGCCGCAGGTAACGAAGGGGCCGAATCCTTGCTGATGAATTGGCAGCGGGAATTGCTCGGAATCTGA
- a CDS encoding S8 family serine peptidase produces the protein MKYRSTMLTGLAALLGSGAFICAEELDEGVYRIQDKGSLQLYEIDWSSVKAAPGKGKLGVKALQEKPEDFKSFKKQYRETAAGAAVKPGIVFYPKGYDRKSANGRVLYNKLILQLPLGADAQQISDALGARSFREYPAKKCLYLVVQFEDAIEALEKLELTKDFPQITSAKPLLSKNVKTMATPTDPRFAYSAFNTKYQWHLWNTGQNDGVLGEDINVRDAWDKYTGAGVTIAVADDGLDIKHPDLIANTTDQVHYNWASQTNDPTPVDGFDESHGTSVGGVAAARWNNGEGGTGSAPEASLVGLRWLVTSVPGYFPGGDITAEVLGWGQTFGDRLGATNIDVHNNSWGPVDPVQLSAMDGLEEAAILAGIEQGRGGLGTIYMFAAGNDRLDNGNANHTGYCASRYTIAIGGTRDQGVNASYSNPGCALIVSTPTGDFGFQDITTTQFRGVPGGSDGYTDSFNGTSSATPLATGVVALMLEANPGLGWRDVQEILIQSARKNDAFDLDWQENTAGFHFNHRYGAGVIDATAAVNLAETWVNLEPETSVSLQQADLGLDIPDQGVLELEFDFAEVANKRVENIEVQLKVEHVRRADLECVLVSPSGMRSRLKESFAGGFYADIDYTFLSTFCWGEDSHGTWRVEFNDRQAGVGGTVEDVKITIYGVDRIPQIPPIAGPNRVGNVVNTPMDYTLDVRYADTVDLMTPLPPGLFYDAENQRIYGTPTEIGMTQVHFLLKNEYGETDYLLAIYIGDIPDQDLAGAIEQHEKSVKSTGFYGMWDLELDDTSDGSDAIKTVIDIPFSPTGNPVSPYGEAHLTVPHSGGGIVMFNWKVDSPEALDRLWFYPSSKKLGLRNWRGFLSGDRDWGAFASKVPDGNIDLKWSYMEDKTVDGLGGGGKALLDQVQLFTEQEYSTMLADYAGTDLEFETDARALWVPAPYLFSPDGKVLQPSAIGNAQYADLTTRFEGPVRITFDWALSAQNGDKLQFLVDGVRHAELNGDQDWSEYSFVADTGSHVVTWRYVKDSRGSRLQDTAFLDSISYEAVYTYTFWADNIFTDAQLLDPAISGEEADPNNNGISNLLEYAFGGNPLEIGDTLSLPALVMDGLGHGFTYRKDTKLADITYIMEETTDLENWTPVTGDLISTDGDYETYRYELTPSDTDTERFVRVRVVK, from the coding sequence ATGAAATACCGATCCACTATGCTCACGGGGCTGGCCGCATTGCTAGGCTCTGGGGCCTTTATTTGCGCAGAAGAGTTAGATGAGGGGGTTTACCGCATCCAGGACAAGGGGAGTCTGCAGCTGTATGAAATTGATTGGTCGTCGGTTAAAGCGGCCCCGGGAAAAGGGAAGCTTGGGGTGAAAGCGCTGCAGGAGAAGCCCGAGGATTTCAAAAGTTTCAAAAAGCAATATCGTGAAACGGCTGCAGGAGCAGCAGTGAAGCCGGGGATTGTGTTTTATCCCAAAGGTTATGACCGCAAGTCTGCCAATGGACGGGTCCTGTATAATAAACTCATACTTCAATTACCACTGGGTGCCGATGCTCAGCAAATCAGTGATGCTCTGGGGGCTCGATCATTCCGTGAATATCCAGCAAAAAAATGCTTGTATCTCGTGGTTCAATTCGAAGATGCGATCGAAGCTCTGGAAAAATTGGAACTGACGAAAGATTTTCCACAGATTACCAGTGCGAAACCCTTGCTGTCGAAGAATGTAAAAACGATGGCCACTCCGACGGATCCTCGTTTTGCATATAGCGCTTTTAATACAAAATACCAGTGGCATCTCTGGAACACGGGGCAGAATGACGGAGTCCTCGGTGAGGATATCAATGTTCGCGATGCCTGGGACAAATACACTGGTGCCGGTGTGACAATCGCTGTTGCTGATGATGGATTGGATATCAAGCACCCGGATTTGATTGCCAATACTACAGACCAAGTCCACTACAACTGGGCCTCGCAAACCAATGACCCCACACCTGTTGATGGTTTTGATGAATCCCACGGAACTTCTGTTGGAGGGGTTGCCGCTGCACGTTGGAATAATGGTGAAGGAGGAACCGGGTCTGCCCCGGAAGCTTCGCTGGTTGGTCTGCGTTGGTTGGTGACTAGTGTGCCTGGTTATTTTCCGGGGGGGGATATCACTGCTGAAGTATTGGGCTGGGGGCAAACCTTTGGCGATCGCCTAGGGGCTACGAACATTGATGTGCATAACAATAGCTGGGGCCCAGTCGATCCGGTTCAGCTCTCGGCTATGGATGGGCTTGAAGAGGCTGCTATTCTTGCTGGTATTGAGCAGGGACGAGGCGGGCTTGGAACCATTTATATGTTTGCCGCAGGTAACGATCGCCTTGACAATGGAAATGCCAACCACACCGGTTATTGTGCCTCTCGTTATACGATTGCGATCGGGGGGACGCGGGACCAGGGGGTGAATGCAAGTTATTCCAACCCAGGTTGTGCATTGATCGTTTCGACTCCAACCGGAGACTTTGGTTTTCAAGACATTACGACGACTCAGTTTCGTGGTGTTCCCGGAGGAAGTGATGGATACACGGATAGCTTCAATGGAACGTCCTCTGCAACACCTTTGGCTACCGGCGTAGTTGCGTTGATGTTAGAGGCTAATCCGGGCCTGGGCTGGCGGGATGTGCAGGAAATTTTGATTCAATCGGCAAGGAAGAACGATGCTTTTGATTTGGATTGGCAAGAGAATACTGCAGGGTTTCATTTCAACCACAGGTATGGAGCCGGCGTAATCGATGCCACGGCAGCTGTGAACCTGGCTGAGACATGGGTCAATCTTGAGCCTGAAACCTCCGTTTCTTTGCAACAGGCGGATTTGGGTTTGGATATACCAGATCAAGGGGTGCTCGAGCTTGAGTTCGATTTCGCTGAGGTCGCGAATAAGCGAGTTGAGAATATTGAGGTTCAACTCAAAGTTGAACATGTTCGTCGCGCAGACCTCGAGTGTGTGTTGGTCTCGCCGAGTGGTATGAGAAGCCGCCTTAAAGAGTCGTTTGCCGGCGGATTTTATGCAGATATCGATTACACGTTCTTGAGCACCTTTTGCTGGGGAGAGGATTCGCACGGAACTTGGAGGGTCGAGTTTAACGACCGCCAGGCGGGAGTAGGAGGCACCGTCGAGGATGTGAAGATTACGATTTACGGTGTTGATCGTATTCCCCAAATTCCACCGATTGCCGGCCCTAACCGGGTTGGAAATGTAGTGAACACCCCCATGGATTATACCTTGGATGTTCGCTATGCAGATACAGTGGATCTCATGACGCCTCTGCCTCCCGGGCTTTTCTACGATGCGGAAAACCAACGAATTTATGGAACGCCGACTGAGATTGGCATGACCCAGGTTCATTTTCTTCTTAAAAACGAGTATGGTGAAACCGATTACCTTTTGGCAATCTACATCGGGGATATCCCGGATCAGGATCTTGCCGGTGCGATTGAGCAGCATGAAAAAAGTGTAAAAAGTACCGGTTTTTACGGCATGTGGGATCTGGAGTTGGACGATACCTCTGATGGCTCTGATGCCATTAAGACGGTCATTGATATTCCCTTTTCACCTACCGGAAATCCGGTTTCACCTTACGGTGAAGCTCATTTGACGGTGCCTCACAGCGGTGGAGGAATCGTAATGTTCAACTGGAAAGTGGATTCCCCCGAGGCGCTTGATCGCTTGTGGTTCTATCCATCATCTAAAAAATTAGGGCTCAGGAACTGGAGAGGTTTCTTGTCCGGTGATCGTGACTGGGGAGCGTTTGCTTCCAAGGTTCCAGATGGCAATATTGATCTAAAGTGGAGTTACATGGAGGATAAAACTGTCGATGGACTCGGTGGTGGTGGTAAGGCCTTGCTTGATCAGGTGCAACTATTCACGGAGCAGGAATACTCCACGATGCTGGCTGACTACGCGGGCACAGATCTTGAGTTCGAAACGGATGCTCGAGCTTTGTGGGTTCCAGCCCCCTATCTCTTCAGCCCGGATGGGAAAGTGTTGCAGCCATCTGCCATTGGTAATGCGCAGTATGCGGATTTGACCACGCGATTTGAGGGGCCTGTTCGGATTACTTTCGACTGGGCACTTTCAGCGCAGAATGGAGATAAGTTACAATTCCTTGTGGATGGAGTGAGGCACGCCGAACTGAATGGTGATCAGGATTGGTCCGAGTATTCATTTGTTGCTGATACAGGTTCTCACGTCGTCACTTGGCGCTACGTCAAAGATAGTCGCGGTTCCCGTCTTCAGGATACAGCCTTCCTGGATTCGATCAGTTACGAAGCGGTTTACACTTATACTTTCTGGGCGGACAACATCTTTACGGATGCTCAGTTACTTGATCCAGCTATCTCAGGTGAGGAAGCTGACCCGAATAACAATGGTATCAGCAATCTGCTGGAGTATGCCTTCGGAGGAAATCCTCTCGAGATCGGTGATACTCTGAGCCTTCCCGCTCTTGTCATGGATGGTTTAGGTCATGGTTTCACTTATCGTAAGGACACCAAGCTCGCCGATATCACCTATATCATGGAAGAAACGACGGATCTTGAAAATTGGACCCCGGTGACGGGAGATCTTATTAGTACGGATGGCGACTATGAAACTTACCGTTATGAATTAACACCATCCGATACAGATACGGAGAGGTTCGTTCGAGTAAGGGTTGTCAAGTGA